TCAGATCTGTATAAAGGCTTattcttgtaaattttcaaaaaattggtctatttttgtaatatttttaaaaaatgtccTTTGTTGAAAATTTAGTCTATGCACGGGCAAAAGCGTGTCCATGTCAGCTTGCTTTTGCTGACATGGGAAAAAGTATGTCTTTTTCAACGCGCTTTCTTGCGTTTTCTCCTGAAAACGCGTCCAAGTCAGCACATTTTAAGAAATGAGTATTTTCTTGTACAATGTCCAATTTGCGTGTATAAGTTATTCTAGACTTGACAAGTGACTAGTCATACACGGTTTCTTATGCTCTACTGCTTCTCTAAGTTAGATTTTGAAGGGTTGATTTGTATGTATAAATTAATTCTTCATCTTTAGAGTGATAAAAGGAATACGAGGGTGGAAAAATAAGGAGGcgagtttaataaaaaaaattaaggtgaATATGAAATAACGTAAGTTAAATTTGTCCTCGTCtttggagaaaaaaaaggaaggtgagagaaggagaatgAAAGAGGTAAGCTTAACAGAAAAATTAGGGGTAAATAGGAAACAATGTCATGTGTCTTATTGTTTATAGTGCTTGAACCATTTTGAACTATGTTTCCTTTGAATTTAAACCGTCATTGCCTCAAAATGTTACAAGTCTAGAAGACCTACGTGACATAAGCATTTCATTTATATGATGTTCTTGACTTGCTTATAATTAGCTTATTGAATGTTTTTCATTCGAATTTTCGTGTCTATTATGTATCTACATGATTTCTGTCGATGGATAacataattgaatatttgttcgTTTGGATTGCCTCTAGGTTTGTTAGTTCTATAACTTAGTGAACTAGGTAGATTAGTGAACTAGGTAGACTTACTACTAATAAAAAGTGGTGAATTACCCTTTAAAATCCGAAACAATTACTAATTAAGAATTTTAGCTAATAAAATCAATAGCAATATAATACTATAACTTAGTGAACTTTTACTATAACTTAGTGAACTTTTAtggtttttacaatttagttcttatatcTTAATTTAccactaatttaataaaattaccaaaccaaaattcaattcacttataCAATCACTcacttaatatttaataaaaatatttacgatctcggtttatgaaaatgagatCCCGATACCTTAATTTCCAAAACCACTAACTATAGAGTCAAACTACTTGTACTTTAATCAATTGTTTAGTTAACAAATTTATCGATCAAAGTCCAATATAACACTATAATacactcataaatattaaataataatatttacagacccACTTGTTAAaattgtggtcctaaaaccactatttttaatACCATTAAAAAACGAATTGTTACAACTCTCGTGCTTCATCGTAAACTTCTATATTACCATTTGACACGGCATACTTATAGTTAAAAACcactttaaaaattgtttattttctacGCACGTGGTGAACTACCAATATTGTAGCAAGTATATTGTAGACAAGGTTACCTGGGGATGGTTAATAGATGCAGCCAAGTGCAAAACAGTGTTGCCATTCTTATCTTGAAAGTTCAATACTTTACTTCTCTTAGGCTTATTGTCTTCAAACGCACTCTAAATCCATTCCAACTTTAAATGCTTCAAAGTTATTGCTTTCTACAGCAATATGCAAAGCAGTTTGCCTCATTACATTCAAATCAAAGATACAATCGGGACAAGTATTCAAAACCCGAGACAAAAGATGAACATTTACATCCCGAGCTGAATAATGAACAACAGTAAAACCCTCCCTCTCTTTAAGACGAACAAGATTTTtatcaacaaataaaaaatcaatcacCATTTCTGGTTTTCCATTAAGCAAGGCTAGATGATTGGGGGAAAACCCATCTTGGTTTAGTTTCCTGGAAAACGATGGCTTCAAGTTCATTATCTCCATTGCACAACCGGTATTGCCTGTAACTACAGCAATGTGTAAGTGCGTATCGATGAACTCCATTCCATCTATACGCTTGAAAACATTGTCATCGTCAGGGATTAATGCATATAAGGCATCAATGTTTCCTGATCCAGCTGCTCTCTTTAACCCTTCATCCATTTCCATGAATCAAAGAATTCCAGAGACACTTTAATGATTGAAACttaaaaagggtttttttgCCTACTTAATTTTATCAAACTTGAAAAGGGCTTTTGACTACTTATATATCAAGTAACTGAGGAAGATGTAGTTAAGAATTTGTCCAGTCTTGgcaaaagcaaacaaataatttaaaacggaaaaaaaggttttaatgtttaaattttattttttctaatatatatatatattagatttttagactttttttaaattgatattatttcagataaatcattattataaatttggatcaaattatgatttcaattaaattgattataacaTTTTTTACTCTAATGAACTGTACTATAGGagttaaaaaa
This sequence is a window from Gossypium raimondii isolate GPD5lz chromosome 5, ASM2569854v1, whole genome shotgun sequence. Protein-coding genes within it:
- the LOC128041031 gene encoding ankyrin repeat-containing protein BDA1-like; this translates as MDEGLKRAAGSGNIDALYALIPDDDNVFKRIDGMEFIDTHLHIAVVTGNTGCAMEIMNLKPSFSRKLNQDGFSPNHLALLNGKPEMVIDFLFVDKNLVRLKEREGFTVVHYSARDVNVHLLSRVLNTCPDCIFDLNVMRQTALHIAVESNNFEAFKVGMDLECV